GTGCTCGCCGTGGGCGACACCTGGCTCCCGGACGGCGTCGTCATCCCGCTCAGCCAACCCAACATCATGATGGCCACCCTGCTGATGGGGGTCATCTCGGTCCAGTGGGCCGTGTACGCCATCGCCCGCGACGACCGCGTCAACGCCTACCTGGCGCTCGGCCTGACCCTCGTCTTCGGGATCATGGTCGTCGTCATGACGAGCTACCTCTACTCGATCATGGGTCTCGACGTCGCCGCCAACCCCCAGTCGGTGCTCATCTACGCCGTCACCGGCGGGCACCTGGTGTTCCTGATCGCCACCATGGTCTTCCTGGCCCTCATGGCCATCCGGGCCCTCGGCGGCCAGTTCACCAGCCGCCAGCACGACGGCATCTCCGCCGCGGCCCTGGCGTGGCACGTGCAGACCGCAGTGTTCTTCGTCATCTGGCTCGCCATCTACATCACCAAGTAGGCCGACCGTGCTCCGATCCCGCGCCTTCACCCCTGCCTTCCGCTTCTTCGCCGGCCTGTCCGTCCTGGCCCTCGTGTCGGCTTTCGTGGCCGGCTTCACCAGCGAGGCCCAGGACCCGATCGACCGCGTGCTGGGACCGCTCTCGATGGGCTGGAAGGGGGGCGTGGGCAACCACGTCGCCTACGTGGCCTTCCTCTCGCTGTTCGCCGTCTCCGCCGCCCTGGCCGGGATCCTCGTCGCCTTCCGGGACGCCGACCCGGAGGCCGAGGCCGAGGTGGTCCGCACCGACAGCGTGCCCCTGACGCGGGCCCCGGCGGGCATGAACTACCTCCCCGCCTTCGCGGCGGTCGGGCTGGCCGTCGTGCTCATCGGTATGGCCACGGCGAGCACAGGGCTGGCGCTCGCCGGCGTCGCGTTCCTCGTCATCATCGGCTTCACCTGGACGCTGCGCACGTGGGCCGAGCGCGCCACCGGCGACGACGCCACCAACGCGGAGCTCTACCACCGCATCATCGACCCGTTGCGGGTCCCGGTGGTGGCGATCATCGCGGTGGGTGTCGTGGTCATCGGCGTGTCCCGGGTCCTGCTCGCCGTCTCCAAGACGGGTTCGGTGGTCGTCTTCTCGCTCATCGCCATCACCATCTTCTCCATCACCGTCCTCCTGGCGTTCGTCCCCCGCTCGGGGCGCTACGTGCTCACCGGGCTGGTGGTGCTGGGGGCCGTCCTGGTCATCGCCGGCGGCATCATCGGCGCGGTCGCCGGTGAGCGTGAGTTCGAGAAGCACGGCTCGGAGCCGACCGAGGAGCCGGCGGCCGGGGAGTCGGTCGAGAGCAGCATGGCCCCGATCGTGGTCACCTCGTGAACGCCGGTCGCCCCTCGGCCCCCTGCCCGTCGCGCGTGGGTGACGGGAGAGTCAGCGCCGGAGTGGCGCGCCGTTCCGGACATGGGCGACACTTCATTCGGTTCAGCACCGCTCGTCGTCACCAGAGGGCCTGTCGCCCGAGTCCGACCGCCTCGCCGTCGTTCGGCCCCGCCCTCCGAGGAGAGTAGATGTCACGCCGTTCCGTCGTCGTCAGGGTCCTGCAGATCGTGACCCTGGCCGTCGTCACCGTGTTGTTCGTGGCCCTGATCGTGGCGGCGTTCTTCAACGACGACAAGCCCCTCACCACCCTGCGACCCGAGGGGCCGTCGGCGCAGTCGATCCAGGACCTCATGGGTCCCGTCTTCTTCATCGCCCTCCTCGTGGGCCTCGCCGTCTTCGGCGTGGTCTTCGCCGCCATCTTCAAGTTCCGCGAGCGTGACTCCGACGATCCCGAGCAGTTCCCCGACCAGATCCACGGTCGCACGGGCCTCGAGATCGGGTGGACGATCCTCCCCGCCCTCATCCTGGCCGGCGTGGCGGTGGCCACCGTCATCACCATCATCGAGCTCGAGTCCCGCGAACCCGACGCGCTCAAGGTCGAGGTCTACGGCCAGCAGTGGTGGTGGGGCTACAGGTACGACCTGAACGACGACGGGATCTTCGAGATCGACACGGCGACCGAGATGGTCATCCCGGTCGGCCGACAGGTCGACCTGAAGGTCGCCTCCAACGACGTGATCCACTCGTTCTGGATCCCCGGGCTGAACGGGAAGAAGGACGCAGTGCCGGGTCAGCTCAACGACCTGAAGATCGAGGCCGACGTCGAGGGCGTGTTCCTCGGGCAGTGCACCGAGTTCTGCGGCCTGTCCCACGCCAACATGCGGATGCTCGTGCGGTCGGTGCCCACCGAGACGTTCGACGAGTGGGCCGACAACCAGGTCCAGGACCAACGGGCCGAGCCGACCGACCCGGTTGCCGCCGAGGGCAAGGCCGTGTTCACGGCCCTGTGCGCCCAGTGCCACGTGATCGACGGGGTGAACGACGACCCGGAGGCGGCGCCGGTCCCGCTCGTGGCGGGTGTGGCACCGAACCTCACCCACTTCATGACGCGCGGCACGTTCGCCGGCTCGATCTTCAACCTCTACGCGCCCGACGGCGAGCCGGTCGCCGGCGACCCGGAGCTGACCGCCAATCCGGGCGACCCGGGTGACGCGCTCGTCGGCGGTCCCGTCGACACCGAACGGGTCAACCGGGCGGTGCTCGAGGCATGGCTGCGGAACCCTCCGGCGATGAAGCCGGCCTACGCCCAGGGAGGCCGGGGCATGCCGAACCTGGCGCTCACCGAGGAGCAGATCGACCAGCTCGTGGCCTACCTCTACACGCTGAACTGACGTGACCCCCGCCGCCCTCGCCCTCATCTCGCCGCCGACGATCCTCGCAACCGGAGCACTCAATGGCCATCACTGATGCAGGTCCGCTCGCCCTCCCGACGGGGGACGGCGGGTCGGACTTCAAGCCTGCCGGCGTGTTCACGCGCCCGACCGCGTCAACCGGCTGGCGGTCGTGGTTGACGACCGTCGACCACAAGAAGATCGGCATCATGTACGGCGCGGCCGCGCTGGTGTTCTTCATCATCGGTGGCGTCGAGGCGCTGCTCATCCGGGTGCAGCTGTGGGCGCCGCGGGGCACGCTGCTCAGCGCCGACCTGTACAACCAGGTCTTCACGATGCACGGCACGACCATGGTCTTCCTGGTCGTCATGCCCATCGGCGCCGCGTTCGCGAACTACCTGATGCCCCTGCAGATCGGCGCACGGGACGTGGCCTTCCCGCGCATCAACGCGCTGAGCTTCTGGGTGTTCCTCTTCGCCGGCATCTTCATCAACTCGAGCTGGTTGCTCGGCGGCGGCGCCGACGGGGGATGGTTCAACTACGCGCCCAACAACGGGGTGATCTTCTCCCCGACCCACGGGATCGACTACTGGAACCTCGGTCTCCTCATCGCCGGTATCGCCTCGCTGGCCGGCGCGGTGAACCTGATCGTGACCGTTCTCAACATGCGGGCCCCGGGGATGACCCTGATGCGCATGCCGGTGTTCACCTGGATGACCCTGGTCACCCAGTTCCTGCTCCTGTTCGCCATCCCGGTCCTGACCTCGGCGCAGGTCCTGCTCATGATGGACCGCCTCTTCGACGCCAACTTCTTCAACGTCGCCAAGGGCGCGAGCCCGTTGCTCTGGGAGCACCTGTTCTGGATCTTCGGGCACCCCGAGGTCTACCTGATGATCCTCCCGGCGTTCGGCCTCGTGTCCGAGATGCTCCCCACCTTCTCCCGCAAGCCCATCTTCGGCTACCCGTTCATCGTCTTCTCCGGCGTCGCCATCGGGTTCATGGGCTTCGGCGTGTGGGCCCACCACATGTTCGTCTCGGGCATCGGACCGATCTCGGTCACGACCTTCTCGCTCACGACGATGTTCATCGCCGTGCCCACCGGCGTGAAGATCCTGAACTGGACCGCCACCATGTGGGGCGGGAAGCTCCGGTTCACCTCGCCGATGCTCTTCTCCATCGGGTTGGTCACGATGTTCACCCTGGGCGGCCTCTCCGGCGTCACCCACGCCATCGCCCCCGGTGACACCCAGCAGACCGACACCTACTACATCGTCGCCCACTTCCACTACGTCCTCTTCGGCGGGGCGTTCTTCGGCTTCGTCGGCGGCATGTACTTCTACTGGTCGAAGGCCTTCGGCTACATGCTGAACGAGACCCTGGGCAAGGCCCACTTCTGGTTCATGCTGCTCGGCTTCAACCTCACGTTCGCCCCGATGCACGTGCTCGGGCTCCAGGGGATGAGCCGGCGCATCTACACCTATGACGCCGGCTACGGGTTCGAGTTCTGGAACAAGGTCGCCACGATCGGCGCCTTTATCCTGGCCAGCAGCATCGCCCTGTTCGTCTTCAACATCTTCTACAGCAAGGTGAAGGCCAAGAGCCTCCCGCCGGTGCAGGCCGACCCGTGGGACGGCAGGACGATCGAGTGGATGACCCCCTCACCGGTGCCGGCCTACAACTTCGACCCGATCCCCACCGTCACCCGGGTCGACGACTTCTGGTACCGCAAGTACGGCGAGACCAAGGATGGCGCCCTGGTGCGCATCGCCGACACCGAGGACGTCGTGCAGAAGCGCTCCGACGGCAAGCACATCCACCTCCCGTCACCGTCCTACTGGCCGATCGTGGTCGCCTTCGGCCTGCCGATCGTCGCCTACGGGTTGCTCTACACCCTGTGGCTCTCGCTGATCGGTGGCATCATCGTCGTCGGTGGGCTGTTCGGCTGGGCCCTCGAACCGCCGGACGACCCGGCGGCGGCCCACGACGACGACCACGCGCCGGGCGGTGCCTCCGCCTCGGGCAGCGAGCTCGACACCGCCGAGTCCACCGAGGAGCCCGCCGACGAGGCGGACGTCTCCGACAAGGAGGTGGCTCCCGTTGGCTGAGACCGTCACCTCGCACCTGAGCGGCGCGTCCGCTGACGCTCATGCCCCGGTGGCCCACATCGAGCACGACACCAACACCGGCATCTCCAACACCAAGCTGGCGATGTGGCTGTTCCTGGCCTCCGAGTGCCTGCTGTTCGGGGGCCTCATCACCACCTACCTCCTCTACCGCGATCCGCTCGAGGGGCCGAGCGGGGAGGACCTCTTCGACATCCCGTTCACCTCGGCGTCGTCGTTCGTGCTGTTGATGAGCTCGCTCACGATGGTGCTGGCCGTGTCGGCCATCGAGCGGGCCGACCACCACCGGATGCGGGTGTGGCTCGGCGCCACCGCGCTGCTCGGCGCCACCTTCATCGCCGGGCAGGTCTACGAGTTCACCGCCTTCGTGCGTGAAGGCCTCGGTTTCACGACCAGCCGCTTCAGCTCGGCCTTCTACACTCTCACCGGCTTCCACGGCGTGCACGTCACCATCGGCATCATCATGTTGATGGCGCTGCTGCTGCTGTCCATCCGCGGGAACCTCCCCGAACACCGCTCCGAGACGGTCGAGGTCGTCGGCCTGTACTGGCACTTTGTCGACATCGTCTGGATCCTGATCTTCGCGATCGTCTACCTGATCCCGTAGGAGACCCGATGAGCACCACCATCTCCCCGCACGATCCCGTCCCCACCGAGGTGCTCGACGGTGCCGTCGCGCCGTACTCCCGGGACAAGGTGTACGTGTTCACGGCCATCTTCCTGGCGGTGGTCACCGTGGTCGAGGTCCTCGCCGTCGAAGTACCCGACTTCCCGCTGTGGTCGGGCAGCCTCCTCGTTCCGGTGCTGTTGCTGTTGATGGGCGTGAAGTTCTTCACCGTGGCGTGGATCTTCATGCACCTCAAGTTCGACAAGCCCATCCTGACCTGGGCGTTCTACTCGGGGCTGTTCGTGGCGCTCGGCGTGTACATCGCCATGCTGGCCATGTTCCGGCTCTGGGGTGGCGACTCCGCCGTCGCCGTCGACGGCTGATCAGGGTTCCCAGCGGAAGAATCGCCCCGCGGCGAGCGGAGCGACCACTGCCCACACGACGAGTACGACCCACGCCGTGCCGCCGGCCGGGGCTCCCTCCCGGAGGGTGGCCTGCAGCGTGGTGCTGAGCGCCGCCGCCGGGAGGAGCTCGCCGACGCCGGCCATGGGCCCCGGCAGCTCCTCGAGCGGGATCACCATGCCGCCGGTCAGGAGCAGCACGAGGTAGAGGCCGTTGGTGACGGCGAGGTTCACCGTCCCGCGCAGCGTGCCTGCGAGCACCAGGCCGATGCCGCCGAAGGCGAGCGCCCCGAGTCCGATCGCGCCGATGGCGAGCACCGCTCGGGGGTCGGGTGACCAGCCGAGGGCGGCGCCGACGGCGGCGACCACCACGACCTGGATGGCGAGCAGCGCCAGGACCATGAGGATCTTCGCGGTGACCCAACGGCCCCGACCCAGCGGCGTGGTGCCGAGGCGCTTGAGGACCCCGTACTGGCGCTCGAAGCCGGTGCTGATGCCGAGGCTCACCATCGCGCTCGACATCACGGCGAGGGCCAGCACCCCGGGGGTGAGGAAGTCGACCGCGTCGTCGACCCCGTCGGGGAGCGGGAGGACGTCGACCGTCGAGAAGAACACCAGGAGCAGGACCGGGATGGCGATCGCCACGAGGAGCTGCTCGCCGTTGCGCAGGTTCAGGCGCAGCTCGGTGCGCGCCTGGGTGACGAGGGCGTTCACCGCCGGTCCCGACGGCGTCGGCCGGTCGGTGCCGTCGTCCCTCCCCGTGCGGAGGCCGGGTCGGCGTCGGCGGTGAGGCGCAGGAAGACGTCCTCGAGGGACTGGCGGCCGGCGCGCAGGTCACCGAGGGGAAGGTCGTGCTCGGCCAGCCAGGCGGTCAGCGCGGCGACGGTGGTCGGGCTGGCCTCGGCCCCGACCACGTACTCCCCGCCGGGCCCTTCGCTCACGGGCGCCCCCAGCACCCCGGCCAGTGAGTCCACGTCGATGCCGCTCGGTGCCCGGAAACGGAGCTCACCGCCGCGTTCGCTGGTCATGAGCGCGGCCGGGGACCCGGTGGCCAGCAGGCGTCCGCGGTCGATGATCACGATCTCGTCGGCGACCCGCTCGGCCTCGTCGAGGTCGTGGGTGGTCACGAGGACGGCGACGCCCTCGTCCCGGAGGCGCTGCATCACGTCCCGGACGACCTGGCGCCCGAGCGGGTCGATGCCCGAGGTCGGCTCGTCGAGGAACACCACCTCCGGGCGACCCACCAGCGCGAGGGCCAGGGAGAGGCGCTGTTGCTCGCCGCCGGAGAGGCGCCGCCACGACGAGCGCCGACGCTCCTCGAGGCCCACCAGGGCGAGCAGCTCGTCGGGGTCGACGGGATCGTCGTAGTACGACGCGAAGAGGTTCACCACCTCCTCGGGGCGGATGCCCGGCGCAACGCCTCCTTGTTGGAGCATCACGCCGATCCTGGGCACGAGCTCGCGCCGGTCGGCGACGGGGTCGAGTCCGAGCACCCGCACGGTCCCGGCGCTCGGCCGGCGGTAGCCCTCGAGCGTCTCGACGGTCGTCGTCTTCCCGGCGCCGTTCGGTCCGAGCACGGCGGTGATCCGACCGGTGGCAGCGGTGAAGGAGAGCCCGTCGACCGCGGTGATCGGGCCATGGCGGACGACGAGGTCGGTCACCTCGACAGCGGGTGGCGGGGTCGGCTCGGACACGCACGCCGACGCTACTGGGCGACCTCCCACGCTCCGGCATCGGCGCGGAACCCGGCGAGGGGGCGCTCGATGCGCCGCTAACGTCGGCGCCGATGATCGACATCCGCCGCGTCCGCAACGAGTTCGACGTCGTCGAGGCGGCGTTGGCCCGGCGCGGGGGCGATCTCGCGGAGCTGTACGAGGTGCGCCGCCTCGACGAGCGTGCCCGCCAGGTCGGCGCCGAGCGTGACGACCTCAGGGCGGCGATCAACACGCTGTCGAAGCAGGTCGGAGCCCTGCGGCGGGACGGCGAGGTCGCCGCCGCCGAGGCCGCGCAGACCGAGAGCCGCGAGCTCGGGGAGCGGGAGAAGGCGCTCGCCGCCGAGGCCGACGAGCTGGCCACCCAGGTCCGCGACCTCCTCCTCGTGATCCCCAACGTCCCCGCGGAGGCCGCCCCCGACGGCGCCGGCGACGCCGACAACCCGGTGATCCGGGTCGTCGGTCCCGGTGATACCGCCGGCGCCTACGGCGAGCACCAGCGGGTCCCCCACTGGGAGATCGGGACCGAGCTCGGGATCCTCGACGTCGAGTCGGCGGTGCGGATGAGCGGCGCGATGTTCACCATGTTCCGGAAGCAGGGGGCCACGCTCGCCCGGGCCCTCTGCCAGGTCGCACTCGATCGCAACAGCGATCTCTACGAGGAGATCCGACCCCCGAGCCTGGTCACGTCGGCCACCCTCACCGCCAGCGGCCAGCTCCCCAAGTTCGTCGACGACGCCTACCAGGTCCCCAGGGACGACCTGTGGGCCATCCCCACCGCCGAGGTGCCGCTCACCTCGATCGCCCGTGACGAGGTGCTCGCCGAGGGCGAGCTGCCGGTCCGGTTCATGGCCTCCACGCCGTGCTTCCGGCGCGAGGCCGGGTCGGCCGGACGCGACACCCGCGGGTTGCTGCGCGTCCACGAGTTCGACAAGGTCGAGCTGCTGGCCTACGCCACCGCGGAGCAGGCGCCGGGGATCCTCGAGGAGATCCTCGCCCGCGCCGAGGCGCTGATCGTCGCGCTGGGCCTCACCCATCGCGTGCTCGACATCTGCACCGGCGACATGGGTCAGTCGCACCACCGTTCCTTCGACGTCGAGGTCTACGCCCCGGGAGTCGACCAGTGGCTCGAGGTTTCGTCGGTGTCGTGGTTCAGCGACTACCAGGCCCGCCGCGCCAACATCCGTTACCGGCCGGCCGGCGCGAAGGGCACCGAGGTCGTGCACACGCTCAACGGGTCGGCGCTGGCCGTGCCCCGGGTGTGGGCGGCGCTCGTCGAGACGCATCGGCGCCCCGACGGGTCGGTGGCACTGCCCGAGGTGCTGTGGCCGTACCTGCGCGGCTCCACCGAGATCCGCTGACCGGACGTGCGTCGCACCGATCCCCTCCGCATGGCCGCGGTGGCGCTCGGCGGCGCGCTGGGGGCGTCGGCGCGCTGGGTGGTGGCGACCAGCTGGCCGGTGGCCCTCGACCGCTTCCCCACCACGACGCTGGCCGTCAACCTGATCGGTGCGTTCTGCCTGGGTCTCGTCGTCGCCGGGCTCCTCGAGCGACAGCCCTCCGCCCCGGTCACCCACTCGTTGCTCGGCACCGGTGTGCTGGGTGCGTTCACGACCTTCTCGACCCTGACGGTGGAGGCGGTGGTCCTCGTCGACGCCGGGCAGGTGTTGCGGGCCGGTACGTACCTTGCGGTGTCGCTGGTGGCGGGTGTGGCGGTCGCGGCCGCCGGGCTGGCGCTGGGTCGACGATGGTGGGTCCGTTCGTGACCGGTCTCGTGCTGGTCGGCGTGGGGGGCGCGCTCGGCGCGCTGTGCCGACATCTGCTCGACGTGGTGATGCGTCGACGAGGAGGTCCGATCGGACCCTCCTACGGGGTGCTGGCCGCCAACCTCCTCGGTTCGGCGGTGCTCGGTGTCGTGATCGGCTGGTCCACCGGCCACACCCTCGACGCCGACGTGCGACGCTTCGTCGTCGCCGGGTTCCTCGGGGCGTTCACGACGTTCTCCACTCTCATGATGGAGCTGGTGAACCTCGCGGAGGGATCGGGCGACCACCAGGGTGCGGGGCCGGCGTTGGCCTGGGCCCTCGTCTCGGTCGTGGGGGGCGTGGGCGCCGCGGCCGTGGGCTGGACCCTCGGGACGGGGCTGTGACCCCCGCCCGTGTCGCCTCCGAGGGTCCGGATGGGGTTGACTCGTCGTCATGACGAGCGACCTCGCCGCGCAGCGGGCCGTGCTGCAGTCCGCCGGCGTCGACGAGGCCGACCTGGCCGACGACCCGTTCACCCAGTTCCACCGCTGGTTCGAGACGTGCGTGGCGCTCGGCGTGCACGAGCCGGAGGCGATGGTCGTCTCGACCGTCGCCGCCTCGGGCCGACCGTCGTCGCGCCACGTGCTCCTGCGCGGGCTCGACCACGGCTTCGTGTTCTTCACGAACGCGACGAGCCAGAAGGGCAGGGAGATGGCGGAGCGGCCGGTGGCGGCGATCTGCTTCCCGTGGAACGTGCTCGCTCGTCAGGTCCGTGTGGCCGGGACGGTCGAGGCGGTCAGCGCCGCCGAGTCGGACGAGTACTTCGTCTCCCGACCGCGGGGCAGCCAGGTCGGGGCCTGGGCCTCCCGGCAGAGCGAGGTCATCCCCGACCGGGCCACCCTCGACCGACGCGTCGCCGAGGCCGAGGCCCGCTTCGCCGACGGCGCCGTGCCTCGGCCGCCTCACTGGGGCGGGTACCGGGTCCTCCCCGAGGAGGTCGAGTTCTGGCAGGGCCGCCCGTCCCGCCTGCACGATCGGTTCCGCTACTCCCGGCGCAGCGACGGCTCGTGGCGACGGGAGCGCCTCAGCCCCTGACAGCCGCCGTCGCGCCAGCGAGGAGGCTCGGGACGGGTGGGCGTGTCGGCGAAGCCGGCGAGGCGGAGGCCGAGCGCTCGGGGGGTGACAGCCGACGTCGCGCCAGCGAGGAGGCTCGGGACGGGTGGGCGTGTCGGCGAAGCCGGCGAGGCGGATGCCGAGCAAGTGTTACGGCAGAAGGCGCATGACCTCTTCGGCGACGAGGCGGAGGTGGTCGAGGTCGTCGAGGTCGAGGACCTGGAGGTACACGCGGTCGACACCCGCTTCGGCATAGGACGCGATCGTGGCGAGGACCTCCGCCGGGGTCCCGGCGGCACCGTTGGCCCGGAGCTCGGCGGCGGCCCGTCCGATCGCTCCGGCGCGGTGCTCGACCTCGGCGTTGGTGGCGCCGCAGCACAGCACGAGTGCCACCGAGAAGACCATGTCCTCCGGGGGACGGCCGATGGACGCGCACGCCGCCCGCACCCGGTCCCGTTGGGCGGTGAACACCTCGATCGGGGAGAAGGCCACGTTGAACTCGGCGGCGAAGCGGGCAGCGAGCATCGGCGTGCGCTTCGGGCCGTGGCCGCCGATGATCACCGGGGGCCCACCCGGCTGCACCGGCTTCGGGAGCGCCGGTGAGCCGACCAGGCCGTAGTGCTGCCCTTCGAAGGTGAACTGTGATCCCTCGGGGGTGCTCCACATCCCGGTGATGATCTCCAGTTGCTCCTCGAGGCGGTCGAAGCGCTCGCCGAGCGTGGGGAACGGCACGCCGTACGCGGTGTGTTCGTCGTCGAACCAGCCGGCGCCCAGGCCGAGCTCGATCCGCCCTCCGCTCATGTCGTCGACCTGCGCCACCGTCACCGCCAACGGCCCGGGGAGTCGGAACGTGGCCGAGCAGACCAGGGTGCCGAGGCGGATGGTGGTCGTCTCGCGGGCGATGCCGCCGAGCGTCACCCAGGTGTCCGTCGGGCCGGGTCGGCCGTCCCCGTGGCCCATCCGCAGGTAGTGATCGGATCGGAAGAAGCCGTCGTACCCGCACTCCTCGGCGACCCGGGCGACGTCGAGCTGTTGGGCGTAGCTCGCTCCTTGCTGGGGTTCGACGAACACGCGTAGGTCCAAGGTCGGCCTCCGGGAGGTGGTGGTGGCGGTTCCCGAAGGATGCCACGCGTCGCCGACGAGTGGCTCAGGGGACCCGTCGGGAGTCGGGGCCGGGGACGGCGGTTTCGTCCGATCCGTCCGGCCGATCCTCACGGCGGGCACGGAGCACCAGCACGACGAGCACGACGACGGCGATCGCCAGGGCCAGCACCAACCCCAGGCGGGTCGGCCCCACGTCGGTGATCCACGTGCTCACCGTGCCGTTCAGGTCGAACACCCAGCGCGCCGGTCCGCCGGGGTCGAGGTCGCCGCCGAGCACCTGCAGCTCGTACCAGCCGTAGTACGCGACGTAGAGGCCGGCGACGATCAGCAGGGCACCCGACACCCGGTTCACGTAGGGGAGGACCCGGCGCAGACGACCCACCATGGACTGGCGGGCCAGGGCCAGCGCGACCGTGAGCACGGTGAGCACCAGGCCCATGCCCAGCGCGTAGGCGACGAACGCCCCGACGCCGACGGCGAAGCTCTCCGTGTCGATCGTCGTCACGACGGCGGCGATGAACAACGAGATCGTGCACGACAGCGAGACGATGGCGTAGGACACCCCGAAGAGGAAGACGGAGGTGAGCTCCCGGGAGTCGGTGCCCTTGTTGAGCTTGGGCAGGTTCACGGTGAACGTCCGCCCCCGGAGCATCATCACCCCCACGACGACGAGACCGACGCCCAGGATGATCGTCACCCACGGCAGACGGGACTGGACGGTGGAGAGGATCGGTTCGAGGCCCAGCCCGAGCAGCGCGAAGACGGCCACGAACCCACCGGTCATGGTGGCGCCGACGGCCAGGGCCCGTAGGACCGCCGCGGTGAGGTCCCGCCCCTCCGGGTCGACCTTGTTCTCGAGGCCGAGGAAGTACGAGAGGTAGGCGGGCAGCATCGCGAACCCGCACGGGTTGAACGTGGCGACCATCCCGACCCCGAACGCGTAGACGAGCGAGGGGTTCACGCTCAGGCCGGCAGGTGCTCGTCGATGAGCGCCTGCAGTTCGGGCGCGGTGACGGCCCCGACGTGCACGTCGGTGATGGTGCCGTCGGCGGCCACGAAGACCGTGGTGGGCAGGTTCATCCCGCCGAGCTCGCGCACGAGCTCGCCCTTCGGGTCGCGACCCAGCGGGTAGGTGACGCCGGTCTTCTCGGCCAGCGGCAGACCGAGCTCGGCGGCCTCCTGCACCTGCAGGCCGAGCACCCCGATGCGGTCGCGGTTGGCCTGGTAGACCTGCTC
The Acidimicrobiales bacterium genome window above contains:
- the ctaD gene encoding cytochrome c oxidase subunit I; this translates as MFTRPTASTGWRSWLTTVDHKKIGIMYGAAALVFFIIGGVEALLIRVQLWAPRGTLLSADLYNQVFTMHGTTMVFLVVMPIGAAFANYLMPLQIGARDVAFPRINALSFWVFLFAGIFINSSWLLGGGADGGWFNYAPNNGVIFSPTHGIDYWNLGLLIAGIASLAGAVNLIVTVLNMRAPGMTLMRMPVFTWMTLVTQFLLLFAIPVLTSAQVLLMMDRLFDANFFNVAKGASPLLWEHLFWIFGHPEVYLMILPAFGLVSEMLPTFSRKPIFGYPFIVFSGVAIGFMGFGVWAHHMFVSGIGPISVTTFSLTTMFIAVPTGVKILNWTATMWGGKLRFTSPMLFSIGLVTMFTLGGLSGVTHAIAPGDTQQTDTYYIVAHFHYVLFGGAFFGFVGGMYFYWSKAFGYMLNETLGKAHFWFMLLGFNLTFAPMHVLGLQGMSRRIYTYDAGYGFEFWNKVATIGAFILASSIALFVFNIFYSKVKAKSLPPVQADPWDGRTIEWMTPSPVPAYNFDPIPTVTRVDDFWYRKYGETKDGALVRIADTEDVVQKRSDGKHIHLPSPSYWPIVVAFGLPIVAYGLLYTLWLSLIGGIIVVGGLFGWALEPPDDPAAAHDDDHAPGGASASGSELDTAESTEEPADEADVSDKEVAPVG
- a CDS encoding ABC transporter ATP-binding protein — encoded protein: MSEPTPPPAVEVTDLVVRHGPITAVDGLSFTAATGRITAVLGPNGAGKTTTVETLEGYRRPSAGTVRVLGLDPVADRRELVPRIGVMLQQGGVAPGIRPEEVVNLFASYYDDPVDPDELLALVGLEERRRSSWRRLSGGEQQRLSLALALVGRPEVVFLDEPTSGIDPLGRQVVRDVMQRLRDEGVAVLVTTHDLDEAERVADEIVIIDRGRLLATGSPAALMTSERGGELRFRAPSGIDVDSLAGVLGAPVSEGPGGEYVVGAEASPTTVAALTAWLAEHDLPLGDLRAGRQSLEDVFLRLTADADPASARGGTTAPTGRRRRDRR
- the crcB gene encoding fluoride efflux transporter CrcB translates to MRRTDPLRMAAVALGGALGASARWVVATSWPVALDRFPTTTLAVNLIGAFCLGLVVAGLLERQPSAPVTHSLLGTGVLGAFTTFSTLTVEAVVLVDAGQVLRAGTYLAVSLVAGVAVAAAGLALGRRWWVRS
- a CDS encoding cytochrome c oxidase subunit 3, whose translation is MVAVTRSLPPAPPVQRPRVLMVGTAFTVAAATMALLALLAIYLTERSAVLAVGDTWLPDGVVIPLSQPNIMMATLLMGVISVQWAVYAIARDDRVNAYLALGLTLVFGIMVVVMTSYLYSIMGLDVAANPQSVLIYAVTGGHLVFLIATMVFLALMAIRALGGQFTSRQHDGISAAALAWHVQTAVFFVIWLAIYITK
- a CDS encoding heme-copper oxidase subunit III, translating into MAETVTSHLSGASADAHAPVAHIEHDTNTGISNTKLAMWLFLASECLLFGGLITTYLLYRDPLEGPSGEDLFDIPFTSASSFVLLMSSLTMVLAVSAIERADHHRMRVWLGATALLGATFIAGQVYEFTAFVREGLGFTTSRFSSAFYTLTGFHGVHVTIGIIMLMALLLLSIRGNLPEHRSETVEVVGLYWHFVDIVWILIFAIVYLIP
- the serS gene encoding serine--tRNA ligase produces the protein MIDIRRVRNEFDVVEAALARRGGDLAELYEVRRLDERARQVGAERDDLRAAINTLSKQVGALRRDGEVAAAEAAQTESRELGEREKALAAEADELATQVRDLLLVIPNVPAEAAPDGAGDADNPVIRVVGPGDTAGAYGEHQRVPHWEIGTELGILDVESAVRMSGAMFTMFRKQGATLARALCQVALDRNSDLYEEIRPPSLVTSATLTASGQLPKFVDDAYQVPRDDLWAIPTAEVPLTSIARDEVLAEGELPVRFMASTPCFRREAGSAGRDTRGLLRVHEFDKVELLAYATAEQAPGILEEILARAEALIVALGLTHRVLDICTGDMGQSHHRSFDVEVYAPGVDQWLEVSSVSWFSDYQARRANIRYRPAGAKGTEVVHTLNGSALAVPRVWAALVETHRRPDGSVALPEVLWPYLRGSTEIR
- the coxB gene encoding cytochrome c oxidase subunit II; the protein is MSRRSVVVRVLQIVTLAVVTVLFVALIVAAFFNDDKPLTTLRPEGPSAQSIQDLMGPVFFIALLVGLAVFGVVFAAIFKFRERDSDDPEQFPDQIHGRTGLEIGWTILPALILAGVAVATVITIIELESREPDALKVEVYGQQWWWGYRYDLNDDGIFEIDTATEMVIPVGRQVDLKVASNDVIHSFWIPGLNGKKDAVPGQLNDLKIEADVEGVFLGQCTEFCGLSHANMRMLVRSVPTETFDEWADNQVQDQRAEPTDPVAAEGKAVFTALCAQCHVIDGVNDDPEAAPVPLVAGVAPNLTHFMTRGTFAGSIFNLYAPDGEPVAGDPELTANPGDPGDALVGGPVDTERVNRAVLEAWLRNPPAMKPAYAQGGRGMPNLALTEEQIDQLVAYLYTLN
- a CDS encoding ABC transporter permease; this encodes MNALVTQARTELRLNLRNGEQLLVAIAIPVLLLVFFSTVDVLPLPDGVDDAVDFLTPGVLALAVMSSAMVSLGISTGFERQYGVLKRLGTTPLGRGRWVTAKILMVLALLAIQVVVVAAVGAALGWSPDPRAVLAIGAIGLGALAFGGIGLVLAGTLRGTVNLAVTNGLYLVLLLTGGMVIPLEELPGPMAGVGELLPAAALSTTLQATLREGAPAGGTAWVVLVVWAVVAPLAAGRFFRWEP
- a CDS encoding cytochrome C oxidase subunit IV family protein gives rise to the protein MSTTISPHDPVPTEVLDGAVAPYSRDKVYVFTAIFLAVVTVVEVLAVEVPDFPLWSGSLLVPVLLLLMGVKFFTVAWIFMHLKFDKPILTWAFYSGLFVALGVYIAMLAMFRLWGGDSAVAVDG